One stretch of Streptomyces sp. NBC_01363 DNA includes these proteins:
- a CDS encoding carbohydrate kinase family protein translates to MTDGGLLVIGDVVTDVVARHGTALVHGTDTPARIRTLPGGAGANVACWAARSGCSDVRLLARVGADSADWHRDALRRAGVRCLLAVDDDAPTATVVALVDSAAERTFLTDSGAVLRLSPDDWSPSMLDGIAHLHLSGYLLFAATSRATALLALREARRRRIPVSVDPASAGFLAELGTDRFLTAVEGVDLLLPNADEARLLTGLPEPADAAAKLSLQAGRVVVTLGEGGALLAAAGAVTRRVPAVQVRGAVDSTGAGDAFTGGFLAAHLAGADAASAAAAGCRAGAEAVTTVGGRPGP, encoded by the coding sequence ATGACCGACGGCGGCCTGCTCGTCATCGGGGACGTGGTCACGGACGTGGTGGCCCGGCACGGAACGGCGCTGGTCCACGGCACGGACACCCCGGCCAGGATCCGCACCCTGCCCGGCGGCGCGGGGGCCAACGTCGCCTGCTGGGCGGCCCGTTCGGGATGTTCCGACGTACGACTGCTGGCCAGGGTCGGCGCCGACAGCGCGGACTGGCACCGGGACGCACTGCGGCGGGCGGGGGTGCGCTGCCTGCTCGCCGTGGACGACGACGCGCCGACCGCCACCGTCGTCGCGCTCGTCGATTCCGCCGCCGAGCGCACCTTCCTCACCGACAGCGGCGCCGTGCTCCGCCTCTCCCCCGACGACTGGTCACCGTCGATGCTGGACGGCATCGCCCATCTCCACCTCTCCGGCTATCTCCTCTTCGCCGCGACGAGCCGTGCGACGGCCCTGCTCGCCCTGCGGGAGGCGCGGCGGCGACGGATCCCGGTGAGCGTCGACCCGGCCTCGGCCGGATTCCTCGCCGAGTTGGGCACCGACCGGTTCCTGACCGCCGTGGAGGGCGTCGATCTGCTGCTGCCCAACGCGGACGAGGCCCGGCTGCTCACCGGACTGCCCGAACCGGCGGACGCCGCGGCCAAGTTGAGCCTCCAGGCGGGCCGGGTGGTCGTCACGCTCGGCGAGGGCGGGGCGCTGCTTGCCGCCGCGGGCGCGGTGACCCGGCGCGTCCCGGCCGTTCAGGTGCGCGGAGCGGTGGACTCGACCGGGGCGGGCGACGCGTTCACCGGCGGATTCCTCGCGGCGCACCTGGCGGGGGCGGACGCCGCCTCGGCCGCGGCGGCGGGATGCCGGGCGGGGGCGGAGGCGGTCACCACCGTGGGCGGCCGCCCCGGCCCCTGA
- a CDS encoding winged helix-turn-helix transcriptional regulator, whose translation MPRQQQPATRPVRRRSYDQFCATARALDSVGDRWTLLIVRELLAGPRRYTDLHADLPGVSTDVLASRLRDMEQSGLATRRRLPPPAAASVYELTGRGHGLVPVLAALAEWGAPELAERRPTDAVRAHWFALPLLRALDGLTHAGVVEVHLEEGEFHVRAGAAEDGAAVYGDGPAARADARIALDVEVCLELAQGGLTLAEAVEDGRVEVSGDGPLAAELRGD comes from the coding sequence ATGCCACGTCAGCAACAGCCCGCAACGCGCCCGGTCCGCCGCCGGAGCTACGACCAGTTCTGCGCCACCGCACGGGCTCTTGATTCCGTGGGCGACCGGTGGACCCTGCTGATCGTCCGTGAACTGCTGGCGGGCCCCCGCCGCTACACCGACCTCCACGCCGACCTGCCGGGCGTCAGTACGGACGTGCTCGCCTCCCGGCTCAGGGACATGGAGCAGAGCGGCCTCGCCACCCGCCGCCGGCTCCCGCCGCCCGCCGCCGCCTCGGTCTACGAACTGACCGGCCGCGGCCACGGTCTGGTGCCGGTGCTCGCCGCGCTCGCGGAGTGGGGTGCGCCCGAGCTCGCCGAACGGCGGCCCACCGACGCGGTGCGGGCCCACTGGTTCGCCCTCCCGCTGCTGCGTGCGCTGGACGGGCTGACCCACGCCGGGGTCGTCGAAGTGCACCTGGAAGAGGGCGAGTTCCACGTGCGTGCCGGTGCTGCGGAGGACGGGGCGGCTGTCTACGGGGATGGTCCCGCCGCCCGCGCCGATGCCCGCATCGCACTCGACGTCGAGGTCTGCCTGGAGCTCGCGCAGGGCGGGCTGACCCTCGCCGAGGCCGTCGAGGACGGGCGCGTCGAGGTGTCGGGCGACGGGCCGCTCGCCGCCGAGCTGCGCGGCGACTGA
- a CDS encoding pseudouridine-5'-phosphate glycosidase, which yields MSSNASHSAHPCAPTLSPEVRAALATHHPVVALESTIIAHGLPRPRNLRVAEELEGLVRSAGAVPATIAMLDGRAHIGLDKAQLERVAADPAMRKLGHRDLAPALATGASGATTVSATAFLAARAGLRVFATGGLGGVRREWTRTQDESADLRLLARTGITVVCAGVKSILDVPATLQRLETLGVAVLGYGTDRFPGFYLTSSGEQVDWTVRTPEEVAGVMRAQDALGGPGSALIVANPVPVADQLDPALHDRVLAEAQEECRERGIVGPAVTPFLLDRLMRGTGGASLEANLAAVRGNVSLAARISGAWAATPRDPAAGA from the coding sequence ATGTCATCCAACGCCTCGCACAGCGCACATCCCTGCGCCCCCACCCTCTCCCCCGAGGTACGGGCGGCCCTCGCCACGCACCACCCCGTCGTGGCCCTGGAGTCGACGATCATCGCCCACGGTCTGCCGCGCCCCCGCAATCTGCGGGTCGCCGAGGAGCTCGAAGGGCTCGTACGGTCCGCGGGCGCGGTGCCCGCGACGATCGCCATGCTCGACGGCAGGGCCCATATCGGCCTGGACAAGGCTCAGTTGGAGCGGGTCGCCGCGGACCCCGCGATGCGGAAGCTGGGGCACCGGGACCTCGCGCCGGCCCTGGCGACGGGCGCGAGCGGGGCGACGACCGTGTCCGCGACGGCTTTCCTGGCCGCGCGCGCGGGCCTGCGCGTCTTCGCGACCGGCGGACTCGGCGGCGTACGCCGGGAATGGACCCGGACCCAGGACGAGTCCGCCGATCTCCGGCTCCTCGCACGGACCGGCATCACCGTGGTGTGCGCGGGGGTGAAGTCGATCCTGGACGTCCCGGCCACGCTGCAGCGCCTGGAGACACTCGGCGTCGCAGTGCTCGGCTACGGCACCGACCGCTTCCCCGGCTTCTATCTGACCAGTTCGGGCGAGCAGGTCGACTGGACGGTGCGGACGCCCGAGGAGGTCGCGGGGGTGATGCGGGCCCAGGACGCGCTCGGCGGCCCCGGTTCCGCGCTGATCGTCGCCAACCCCGTGCCCGTGGCGGACCAGTTGGATCCCGCGCTCCACGACCGCGTGCTGGCCGAGGCCCAGGAGGAATGCCGGGAGCGCGGCATCGTGGGCCCGGCCGTCACACCGTTCCTGCTGGACCGGCTGATGCGGGGAACCGGGGGCGCTTCGCTGGAGGCCAATCTGGCGGCCGTGCGCGGAAACGTATCGCTTGCCGCGCGGATCTCCGGCGCGTGGGCCGCCACGCCCCGGGACCCGGCGGCCGGAGCATGA
- a CDS encoding uridine kinase, which produces MRFEAITWERLAEAFAARADALEPADGGPWLKVAVDGAPAARTGEPAERVAQALRVRGRAVLVVSTQGFLRPASLRYEYGKEDPDSYYDSWFDTGALWREVFGPLEAGGSGRVLTDLWDPVTDRATRSPYRPLPEGGVLVMHGPLLLGHWFPFDLSVHLRLSPGALRRRTEEGERWTLPAFARYEDEAAPGERADAVVRADDPLHPAWTGWGGAAT; this is translated from the coding sequence GTGCGATTCGAAGCGATCACCTGGGAGCGGCTGGCCGAAGCCTTCGCCGCACGTGCCGACGCCCTCGAACCCGCCGACGGCGGGCCCTGGTTGAAGGTCGCCGTCGACGGTGCTCCCGCGGCCCGTACCGGGGAGCCGGCCGAGCGTGTCGCACAGGCGTTGCGGGTCCGGGGCCGTGCGGTGCTGGTCGTGTCCACCCAGGGATTCCTGCGGCCGGCGAGTCTCCGGTACGAGTACGGCAAGGAGGACCCCGACTCGTACTACGACAGCTGGTTCGACACGGGCGCGCTGTGGCGCGAGGTCTTCGGGCCGCTGGAGGCCGGCGGGAGCGGGCGGGTGCTGACCGATCTCTGGGATCCGGTGACCGACCGGGCCACGCGCAGCCCGTACCGGCCGCTGCCCGAGGGCGGAGTGCTGGTGATGCACGGCCCGTTGCTGCTGGGGCACTGGTTCCCGTTCGATCTGAGTGTCCATCTGCGGTTGTCGCCGGGCGCGCTGCGGCGGCGCACCGAGGAGGGCGAGCGCTGGACGTTGCCCGCTTTCGCGCGGTACGAGGACGAGGCGGCGCCCGGCGAACGTGCGGACGCGGTCGTGCGGGCCGACGATCCGCTGCACCCGGCCTGGACCGGGTGGGGCGGGGCGGCGACCTGA
- a CDS encoding nucleotidyltransferase domain-containing protein, which yields MNAEDPWDRTSACGLDPVRRAAFAQDLTRALTAHCPGSRAELRGSLARGTADAYSDIDIAWTVPGARFDTCLAAVPGVLEAVSPLDSLRTDPESRNSRERRLLFAAFRGLPLFWRVDLEIRASPGAHRSGHGQDGPATDGDDWSRPASALANAVAATKAVLRGQPQNAQGLLDRGLRRIDAADGVSGRWFDDIRRLADTAADREPGLRPLADRVLRLTEGHRALLMWWTFPADVRERVDALVLAGRTIQAVHAMWECGIEPRPGLHTCVDVLEGRHRALADRMPPPPRHDVDTLTAAAGALPRDPVAVEAVWDGDTRGWIVVLTAVLARPWEGVALADFRIGAAGTGEAERTGRELAERLGVPFRFAGPDEDAPRWWDGRH from the coding sequence ATGAACGCGGAGGACCCCTGGGACCGGACGAGCGCGTGTGGACTCGACCCGGTGCGCCGCGCCGCGTTCGCACAGGACCTGACACGGGCGCTCACCGCGCACTGCCCCGGTTCGCGGGCGGAGCTGCGGGGCTCGCTAGCCCGCGGAACAGCGGACGCGTACAGCGACATCGACATCGCCTGGACCGTGCCCGGCGCCCGGTTCGACACCTGCCTCGCCGCCGTCCCGGGCGTGCTCGAAGCGGTTTCGCCCCTGGACTCCCTGCGTACGGATCCCGAGTCGCGGAACTCCCGCGAGCGGCGGCTGCTCTTCGCCGCCTTCCGCGGGCTTCCGCTGTTCTGGCGCGTGGACCTGGAGATCAGGGCGTCGCCGGGCGCCCACCGGTCCGGCCACGGCCAGGACGGCCCCGCGACGGACGGCGACGACTGGTCGCGGCCGGCGAGCGCGCTGGCCAACGCGGTCGCCGCGACGAAGGCCGTACTGCGCGGACAGCCGCAGAACGCCCAGGGGCTGCTGGACCGCGGCCTCCGGCGCATCGACGCAGCGGACGGCGTGTCCGGACGGTGGTTCGACGACATCCGCCGGCTCGCCGATACGGCGGCCGACCGCGAACCCGGCCTGCGCCCGCTCGCCGACCGTGTGCTGCGCCTCACCGAGGGCCACCGGGCACTGCTCATGTGGTGGACGTTCCCCGCCGACGTACGCGAGCGGGTCGACGCGCTGGTCCTGGCGGGCCGGACCATCCAGGCCGTCCACGCGATGTGGGAGTGCGGCATCGAGCCCCGTCCGGGGCTGCACACATGCGTGGACGTGCTCGAAGGGCGCCACCGCGCGCTCGCGGACCGCATGCCGCCACCGCCCCGCCACGACGTGGACACCCTGACCGCCGCTGCCGGCGCCCTGCCCCGTGACCCCGTCGCCGTCGAGGCGGTCTGGGACGGCGACACCCGGGGCTGGATCGTCGTGCTGACCGCGGTCCTGGCCCGGCCGTGGGAGGGCGTCGCCCTGGCCGACTTCCGGATCGGCGCGGCGGGTACCGGCGAGGCGGAGCGGACGGGACGGGAGCTGGCGGAGCGGCTCGGCGTCCCGTTCCGCTTCGCCGGCCCCGACGAGGACGCCCCCCGGTGGTGGGACGGCAGGCACTGA
- a CDS encoding nuclear transport factor 2 family protein, with protein MDLEFARTFAAEWLDGWNSHDLDRILTHYHDDVTFSSPVIAQMTGDASGTVHGKEALRAYWATGLERIPELRFELVDVRVSVHALVIDYRNQIGGRVSEVLTFRDGLVISGFGAYGETLAN; from the coding sequence ATGGACCTCGAATTCGCCCGCACGTTCGCCGCCGAGTGGCTGGACGGCTGGAACTCCCATGACCTGGACCGCATTCTGACGCACTATCACGACGACGTGACGTTCAGTTCACCCGTGATCGCGCAGATGACCGGCGACGCGTCCGGCACGGTGCACGGCAAGGAGGCGCTGCGGGCGTACTGGGCGACGGGCCTGGAGCGCATCCCCGAGCTGCGGTTCGAGCTGGTGGACGTCCGGGTGAGCGTCCATGCCCTGGTGATCGACTATCGCAACCAGATCGGCGGCCGGGTCAGCGAGGTGCTGACCTTCCGCGACGGGCTGGTGATCTCCGGCTTCGGGGCGTACGGGGAGACGCTCGCCAACTGA